The nucleotide sequence AAATTCAAGGGTCCATCCGGTATTTGCTCTTATTTTTCCGTTTATAATTTACGTTTCGATCGGACCAGGACTCGCGATTCCAAGAGCCGGGAGCCTGGCCTTTGAAATGGGGGCAGCGCCTTTTCTTCCCGCTGAGGCTGCGGGTTCTCCTGCAGCGCTGTTCATTTATACAGCGGTCTTTTTTGGCTTAGTGTATTGGCTCAGCATGTCCCCGTCTAAGCTTGTAGACTTATTCGGCAAACTGCTTACGCCAATTGTGCTTACGCTGATTCTGGTTATTTTTGTGAAGTCTTTGATTACACCAATTGGAGAAAGTGGGCAGGCATCAGGCAATTATGGAACGAGTCCTGCTTTTCAGGGGTTTCTTGATGGATATTTGACGATGGACGCACTTGCAGCGCTTGCTTTCGGAATTGTAATTGCAACTGCTATCAGATCACAGGGTGTAACAAATGAAAAAGCACTGTCCCGTTATATGATGTATGCAGGAATTGGAGCAGGCTTGCTTTTAACCATTATCTACATTCTTCTTGGCACAATGGGTGCAGCGAGCGCATCTCTTGGAACATCTGAAAACGGCGCCCAGATTCTGACGAACATTATGACGAGCCTCTTCGGTACAAGCGGGAGCGTCATCCTTGGGCTTGTCTTTACATTGGCTTGTTTTTGCGTATCCATTGGCCTTGTTATATCGTGCAGCCAGTTTTTTGCAGGGGCTGTGCCTAGAGTGCCGTATAAGGTCTGGGTATTGATTTTATGTCTGGCAAGTACAGCCGTTGCAAATCTTGGACTAACGCAGATTTTGACGGTTTCTGTGCCGATACTGGGCATGATTTACCCAATCGCCATCGTCCTGATTATTCTTGCATTGGTTCATTCTTTCATCCAAAACAGCCCATACATTTATGCAACTTCGGTTCTTTTTACCGGCCTTTTCAGTCTGGCAGATACGATAAATAAAACGTTCCTCAGTGAAGCACTGACACCTGCCCTGAGCTTCCTTCCGCTTTACGGGGAAGGCATCGGCTGGCTTGTTCCGGCATTACTTGGAGCTGCTGCGGGGCTTGCTTTTGGAAAAAGAAAACCATCACGTGTTCCGGCTTAAAAATAATAATAAATCCATTCTGGGGTCTTCATAAATGAACGCTCCCAGGATGGAATTTCTTTTATAATCGCTTCATTCAGCTTCCGGCTGTTTTTTTTATCCTCTTCAATTTCAGCTGAAATGGTCTTGATGACTTCTGTGTCATAGATCAGGCAGCTTGCTTCATCATTTAAATAAAAGCTCCGCGGATCCCAGTTTGCTGTGCTGATATTCGCCGTTTCACCATCAATCAGCATCACTTTCCCATGAAAAAATCCTTTTGTATACAAATAAATATCAACGCCGCGTTTTAATAGTTTTTCCGTTTTTGGATAGCTAGGAGGCTTTGTAAACCATGCATCTGTGTGGTCAGGGACGAGGATCTCAACTTTGACGCCATTTTTCCGCGCATCAATAAGCGCATCCATCATCTCATTGTTTGGTATGAAATAGGGAGTTGCAATAACCAGCCGCTTTCTTGCACTTCTTATTAAAGACAGGAGTTCTTTTTCCCATTCTCCTCCGGTTGAGAAAAACAGCTGATATTCAGAACCGTCCGTTCGCAGAGGCTGATGTTTTTCAGGAAGCCTTTTCTGCCCGGTGTCTTCTTCCCAGTCCTTCAGAAATTGTTCCTCCACTTCATACGCTCCTTCACCGGCAATCCGCAGGTGATAGTCCCGCCAGTATCCAAAGCGTTTATCCTGGCCCAGATACTCTTCTCCCATATTAAATCCGCCTAAATAAGACACCTTGCCGTCAATGATGGCGAGCTTTCTGTGATTCCGGTGATTCATTCTGTAAAAAGGATGAGTGATGCCGTTTTTTCTGCTGAACGTGAAGTGCACACCGCTCGCTTCTAGACGTTTAATGAGTTTTCTTTTGATCTCTTTTCCGCCGATACGGTCGACTGAAAGCATAACATCTGTTCCGCTTTCGGCCTTTTTTTGAAGAAGGGACAAAAAATTCAGGCTGACAGGGTCGTCCCGAATGATAAAGAAATGAATATAAATGTAGTCTTGAGCTTCTTTAATATCTTGAAAGAGTGATTTATATAGGCTGTCACCTTCGGGAAACAGGGTCAAATCCCCGTGGTAGACGGGGGTCTTAATCATGCCGTGTTCATTGGTGTAATCTTTATATCCGCTTTTTACATCCCACTGCAGAACCAAAAGCGTGCAGATCATCAGTGTCATGCATAATCCAAACAAAATGATCATTTTTCTCAGCATAGAAAAACTCCCGGAACGTTATTATCTCTTAGGGTTTGATACTCTCCTGCTAAATAAAGAAGGGAATCTTTGGAATGTTCCTTTCATATCTTCTTCTCGCTTTGTTCATAGTTTATTCATATCTGCCCGTTATACTGGAATGTGTTCAGCAAAAGAAGGAAGAAAAAAAGTCAGGAGTTTTAATGATGAAAAATATACTTGCAAATAAACTTACTTATGCTTTTTTAATGACCGGTCTCCTCAGCGGCGGAATCGGCTGGGCAGTCGGTTCAGCAGAAAATGATGGGGCAGTAGCCAGTGTGAATGGCGAAAAAATCAGTCAGGACAGGCTTTTCGCCCTGCTTGCAGATCAGGGCGGAACGGAGCTTGTAGACTATTTAATTACAGAAGAAATCATTAATCAGGAGTCAGAAAAAAAGAAAATAACAGTATCTGATGCTGATGTTGACAAAGAGTATCAATCAATCGCGGAATCATACGGAGGGGAAGAGGCTTTTATCCAGCAGATCGAGGCTTCCGGCGGTTCAGCTGAGGCAGTCAAAGACGAATTGAAAACAAATTTAAAAATTGAAAAGCTGCTTGAACCTGAGATTGACATTACAGAAGAAGAGATGAAAACCTATTTTGAAGAAAACAAAGAAAGTCTTTCTGAGCCAGAACAGGTTAAAGCCAGTCATATCTTAGTGGAGGATGAGGCGACGGCAAAAGAAGTCAAAGGAAAGCTTGATGGAGGAGCTGATTTTGCAGAGCTTGCCAAAGAATATTCAACAGATACATCTAACAGCGGGAACGGCGGAGAGCTTGGCTACTTTGGAAAAGGTGAGATGACTGCTTCATTTGAAGAAAAAGCGTTCTCAATGAAAGAAGGGGAAATCAGCGATCCCGTAAAAACAGAATTTGGATATCACATTATCAAATTCGAAGATAAAAAAGCTGCAGTTCCGGCTGTATATGCTGAGAAAAAAGAGGAAATCAAGGCAGCTCTTTTTGATCAGAAAATGCAGACAGCCTACACCGGATGGATGGAAGAGAAAAAAGAAGAATATGAAATTGAGACTTCAATGGAGAGCTGAAAGAGAGGGGGGAAACCTCTCTTTTTTATGCATTTTTTATAAGGAAATAAAGCAGTACATGAATAAGCACAGCTGAGGCGATCATGTTTTTCCAATTAATGATGTAGCGGCTCCCTGAGGGCTGAATAACACCCATTGCTGCAATGGTCCAAAACCATTTACTGTCCCGCCATCTTTTTTTAGTCGAAACATCCTGATTCTCATCCATTCGTCTGTTTTCTCTTCTTGCCCACCATAAAACAACCAGGATATCTGCAATTGCTCCAGCT is from Bacillus sp. FSL H8-0547 and encodes:
- the brnQ gene encoding branched-chain amino acid transport system II carrier protein, whose amino-acid sequence is MAKEFSSKQIMLISLMLFSMFFGAGNLIFPAFLGQAAGDNLWPSLAGFILSAVGLPILGVIAVAKAGSFHELNSRVHPVFALIFPFIIYVSIGPGLAIPRAGSLAFEMGAAPFLPAEAAGSPAALFIYTAVFFGLVYWLSMSPSKLVDLFGKLLTPIVLTLILVIFVKSLITPIGESGQASGNYGTSPAFQGFLDGYLTMDALAALAFGIVIATAIRSQGVTNEKALSRYMMYAGIGAGLLLTIIYILLGTMGAASASLGTSENGAQILTNIMTSLFGTSGSVILGLVFTLACFCVSIGLVISCSQFFAGAVPRVPYKVWVLILCLASTAVANLGLTQILTVSVPILGMIYPIAIVLIILALVHSFIQNSPYIYATSVLFTGLFSLADTINKTFLSEALTPALSFLPLYGEGIGWLVPALLGAAAGLAFGKRKPSRVPA
- a CDS encoding phospholipase D-like domain-containing protein, with the protein product MLRKMIILFGLCMTLMICTLLVLQWDVKSGYKDYTNEHGMIKTPVYHGDLTLFPEGDSLYKSLFQDIKEAQDYIYIHFFIIRDDPVSLNFLSLLQKKAESGTDVMLSVDRIGGKEIKRKLIKRLEASGVHFTFSRKNGITHPFYRMNHRNHRKLAIIDGKVSYLGGFNMGEEYLGQDKRFGYWRDYHLRIAGEGAYEVEEQFLKDWEEDTGQKRLPEKHQPLRTDGSEYQLFFSTGGEWEKELLSLIRSARKRLVIATPYFIPNNEMMDALIDARKNGVKVEILVPDHTDAWFTKPPSYPKTEKLLKRGVDIYLYTKGFFHGKVMLIDGETANISTANWDPRSFYLNDEASCLIYDTEVIKTISAEIEEDKKNSRKLNEAIIKEIPSWERSFMKTPEWIYYYF
- a CDS encoding peptidylprolyl isomerase, with amino-acid sequence MKNILANKLTYAFLMTGLLSGGIGWAVGSAENDGAVASVNGEKISQDRLFALLADQGGTELVDYLITEEIINQESEKKKITVSDADVDKEYQSIAESYGGEEAFIQQIEASGGSAEAVKDELKTNLKIEKLLEPEIDITEEEMKTYFEENKESLSEPEQVKASHILVEDEATAKEVKGKLDGGADFAELAKEYSTDTSNSGNGGELGYFGKGEMTASFEEKAFSMKEGEISDPVKTEFGYHIIKFEDKKAAVPAVYAEKKEEIKAALFDQKMQTAYTGWMEEKKEEYEIETSMES